From Zea mays cultivar B73 chromosome 3, Zm-B73-REFERENCE-NAM-5.0, whole genome shotgun sequence:
TGCAAAAAGCAAGGAGGACAAACACTATGTGGACATGCAGTGGGCTTTGTTCTTCTATGAGTGCGGTGTACCTTTCAATGCCGCAGCAGCTAGGCAGTTTCAGATTGCAATTGAGGCCACAGCACAGTTTGGTTCAGGGTATAAGCCCCCAACACCTTACCAACTAGGCGAGCCATTGCTACAAGAGGCTGTGAAGACAACAAATACAATGAGGGAGGAACATGAGCGTGCATGGAAACACTATGGTTGCACACTCATGTCTGATGGATGGTCTGATAGGAGGGGACGCCATCTCATTAACTTCTTAGTGAACAGCCCAGAGGGCACTTATTTTTTAGAGTCCGTTGATGCATCTAGTGAAGTACATGATGCATACATGCTTGCTGATTTGCTTGAGAAAAAAGTTGATGAGATTGGGAGAGACAAGGTTGTACAAGTTGTTACTGATAATGGTGCCAATTACAAAGCTGCAGGCAAGCTTCTAATGGAGAGGATTCCTACTTTATTTTGGAGTCCATGTGCTGCACATTGCTTGGACCTAATGTTGGAGGACATAGGAAACTTGAAGGAATTCAAGAAACCAATTGCACGTGCAAGGCGTGTGACAACTTTCATATACCGACACGGGAGAATTCTTGCTGCCATGAGAGAGAAAACTGGTGGGGCTGATCTTGTGAGGCCTGCAGCCACTCGTTTTGCTACTTCCTTTCTCACATTGAAGAGCTTGTACAAGCACAAGGATGCTTTGAAGGCTTTATTTGCAAGCACAGCTTGGACTGATAACAGATTGTCAAAGACTAGTGCTGGATTGGATGTGTATAACATTGTCTTCTCCACACAGTTTTGGAATTCAGTAGAAGATTGCCTTAGAGCTTCGGGGCCACTACTTATTGTACTTAGGGTGGTAGATGGAGATGAGAGGCCAGCTATGCCAGAGGTCCAAGCATTGATGAAATGTGCAAAGGAAAAGATCAATCAAAGCTTTGCtgtccaaagcaagaagactttactcaagaaaatcataactataaTTGAACGGCGTTGGGAGAAACAAATGGATCACCCATTGTATGGGGCTGCAATGTATTTGAACCCAGGAAAGTTGCATCCTCTCATAAGAAATGATGATGATGCTACTGTTGGTCAGCTAAGAGGTTGCTTTCTTGATGTGCTTGCAAGAATGGTAGATGATGAGGAAACTAGAGACAAGATCAATTCTCAAGCAATGGATTACGAGTTTCTTAGAGGAGCAGCTTTTTCAAATAAGATGGCCAAAGATAACCTACAA
This genomic window contains:
- the LOC103649524 gene encoding uncharacterized protein isoform X2, coding for MSSRNEAPSSVAGEYDPKSDPTRKPRKSTDPGWKYGFWPDLQNKDKVECTLCGQVVSGGIKRLKQHLAGAYGDAKLCPKATSGIRKEMTSYLEANKRKRPMFLDEDEEDDEVVEVAAADGTNDTSAVESQASKVQPSSGTAAKKRQSTLQFKANSKAQQKTAKSVVEMLRKTPEEVVDERLSGSYQPTILASAKSKEDKHYVDMQWALFFYECGVPFNAAAARQFQIAIEATAQFGSGYKPPTPYQLGEPLLQEAVKTTNTMREEHERAWKHYGCTLMSDGWSDRRGRHLINFLVNSPEGTYFLESVDASSEVHDAYMLADLLEKKVDEIGRDKVVQVVTDNGANYKAAGKLLMERIPTLFWSPCAAHCLDLMLEDIGNLKEFKKPIARARRVTTFIYRHGRILAAMREKTGGADLVRPAATRFATSFLTLKSLYKHKDALKALFASTAWTDNRLSKTSAGLDVYNIVFSTQFWNSVEDCLRASGPLLIVLRVVDGDERPAMPEVQALMKCAKEKINQSFAVQSKKTLLKKIITIIERRWEKQMDHPLYGAAMYLNPGKLHPLIRNDDDATVGQLRGCFLDVLARMVDDEETRDKINSQAMDYEFLRGAAFSNKMAKDNLQTMTPLEWWRSYGGRAIELQRFARRLVSLCASSSGCERNWSTFEFIHTKKRNRLLHKRLNSIVFISYNRKMKARFQKLRQKKGKNFDPLVHEDFNWDNEWADSLHVVPEGGRGCECDLTWDLVDNAIGASQALRGRNLPRRAHNVYSRRNSVAAQNMSEAEEEDEDEDEDVPHDDAEITDCEDESNGGNAGEEGEAPNIPGEFDDDF
- the LOC103649524 gene encoding uncharacterized protein isoform X1, with protein sequence MSSRNEAPSSVAGEYDPKSDPTRKPRKSTDPGWKYGFWPDLQNKDKVECTLCGQVVSGGIKRLKQHLAGAYGDAKLCPKATSGIRKEMTSYLEANKRKRPMFLDEDEEDDEVVEVAAADGTNDTSAVESQASKVQPSSGTAAKKRQSTLQFKANSKAQQKTAKSVVEMLRKTPEEVVDERLSGSYQPTILASAKSKEDKHYVDMQWALFFYECGVPFNAAAARQFQIAIEATAQFGSGYKPPTPYQLGEPLLQEAVKTTNTMREEHERAWKHYGCTLMSDGWSDRRGRHLINFLVNSPEGTYFLESVDASSEVHDAYMLADLLEKKVDEIGRDKVVQVVTDNGANYKAAGKLLMERIPTLFWSPCAAHCLDLMLEDIGNLKEFKKPIARARRVTTFIYRHGRILAAMREKTGGADLVRPAATRFATSFLTLKSLYKHKDALKALFASTAWTDNRLSKTSAGLDVYNIVFSTQFWNSVEDCLRASGPLLIVLRVVDGDERPAMPEVQALMKCAKEKINQSFAVQSKKTLLKKIITIIERRWEKQMDHPLYGAAMYLNPGKLHPLIRNDDDATVGQLRGCFLDVLARMVDDEETRDKINSQAMDYEFLRGAAFSNKMAKDNLQTMTPRKCLWLLLVYYLLVVASSLLNCCDVIAVEWWRSYGGRAIELQRFARRLVSLCASSSGCERNWSTFEFIHTKKRNRLLHKRLNSIVFISYNRKMKARFQKLRQKKGKNFDPLVHEDFNWDNEWADSLHVVPEGGRGCECDLTWDLVDNAIGASQALRGRNLPRRAHNVYSRRNSVAAQNMSEAEEEDEDEDEDVPHDDAEITDCEDESNGGNAGEEGEAPNIPGEFDDDF